The following proteins are co-located in the Solanum pennellii chromosome 1, SPENNV200 genome:
- the LOC107003027 gene encoding uncharacterized protein LOC107003027 yields the protein MAVTQTQFPAMMALKLYSPLANGFQILPLLTKSNMCYLSIRSNGTRPISRPKIICNMNIAAGRSDEPHKFNLENVIDQARKLWDNTPAPVKSFPWNRALDHFVQLILDIVLTVTKYLYVPVLVVTSISELSYCAHERKLYITLLPFLTGVAIAGILKSAALESSPYLKNADVPWHLIVIGLFFTLLKLPGPYYPYWGRIFIPHLANGALFRTLWFAFLWYRRPRKSAETTLPDSVVADPEQNRL from the exons ATGGCAGTTACACAAACCCAGTTCCCTGCTATGATGGCTCTCAAACTCTACTCTCCACTCGCTAATGGTTTTCAG ATTTTACCATTGTTGACTAAGTCTAATATGTGCTATTTGAGCATCAGATCAAATGGGACACGTCCGATTTCAAGACCTAAAATAATCTGCAATATGAACATAGCAGCTGGACGATCAGATGAACCTCACAAATTTAACTTGGAGAACGTAATAGACCAGGCAAGGAAATTGTGGGACAATACTCCTGCACCTGTCAAGAGTTTCCCTTGGAATAGAGCTCTGGACCATTTTGTTCAACTTATTCTTGACATTGTTTTGACAGTTACCAAATATTTGTATGTACCCGTACTTGTAGTTACCTCAATCAGTGAGTTGTCTTACTGTGCACATGAGAGGAAGCTTTATATCACCCTGCTTCCTTTTCTTACTGGTGTTGCTATTGCTGGCATCTTAAAGTCAGCAGCTTTGGAGTCATCTCCATATCTCAAG AATGCAGATGTTCCTTGGCATTTGATTGTCATTGGCCTTTTCTTCACACTGCTAAAGTTGCCGGGACCATATTATCCATATTGGGGTCGAATTTTTATCCCACACCTTGCAAATGGGGCATTGTTCAGGACTTTGTGGTTTGCTTTCCTCTGGTATAGAAGGCCTAGGAAGTCAGCAGAAACGACGCTGCCTGATTCAGTAGTTGCTGATCCTGAACAGAATAGACTGTAG
- the LOC107008403 gene encoding probable N-acetyl-gamma-glutamyl-phosphate reductase, chloroplastic, translated as MASLAALSSNLFNGGCLWKYQDELKVSKAGKLRIRVTSMASSSPAQSLQFADGKANKLDKLRIGVLGASGYTGSEIIRLLRNHPYFQITLMTADRKAGQSIESVFPHLVTQDLPNLVAVKDADFSAVDAVFCCLPHGTTQEIIRSLPTNLKVVDLSADFRLQDIAEYEEWYGQPHKATALQKEAVYGLTEISRSEIQSARLVANPGCYPTSVQLPLIPLIKSNLIEVRNIIIDSKSGVSGAGRGAKEANLYTEIAEGIHSYGITRHRHVPEIEQGLSEAANSKVTVSFTPHLMPMSRGMQSTIYVEMAPGMTTQDLKDHLGNYYEHEEFVVLLKNKEVPHTRHVRGSNYCLMNVFPDRIPGRAIIISVIDNLVKGASGQALQNLNLMMGIPENLGLGCLPLFP; from the exons ATGGCTTCTTTGGCTGCGCTCAGTTCTAAcctcttcaatggaggttgccTTTGGAAGTATCAA GACGAACTGAAGGTTTCTAAGGCTGGTAAGCTCAGAATTAGAGTTACTTCCATGGCGTCATCATCACCAGCGCAAAGCTTGCAGTTTGCAGATGGTAAAGCTAACAAATTGGACAAATTGCGTATTGGTGTGCTAGGTGCTAGTGGCTACACTGGTTCAGAG ATTATTAGACTCCTGCGAAATCATCCATATTTTCAGATTACTTTGATGACGGCTGACAGGAAAGCTGGCCAATCAATCGAATCTGTTTTCCCTCACCTGGTCACACAA GATCTACCAAATCTAGTCGCTGTTAAAGATGCAGATTTCTCTGCTGTGGATGCTGTTTTTTGTTGTTTACCACATGGTACAACTCAG GAAATTATCAGAAGTCTTCCAACAAATCTAAAAGTTGTTGATCTATCTGCG GACTTTAGATTGCAAGATATAGCTGAGTATGAGGAATGGTATGGCCAGCCTCACAAAGCAACGGCTTTGCAG AAAGAAGCAGTCTATGGCTTGACTGAAATTTCAAGGAGTGAAATTCAAAGTGCACGTCTAGTTGCAAATCCTGGCTGTTATCCAACATCTGTTCAACTTCCTCTTATTCCCTTGATAAAG TCCAACCTCATTGAAGTAAGAAACATAATTATTGACTCAAAATCTGGTGTTAGTGGAGCAG GTCGTGGTGCAAAAGAAGCAAATTTGTACACTGAAATAGCCGAAGGAATACATTCTTATGGTATAACCAGACATCGGCATG TGCCAGAGATTGAACAAGGATTATCAGAAGCTGCAAATTCAAAAGTTACTGTTAGCTTCACTCCACATCTTATGCCAATG AGCCGTGGTATGCAATCGACTATTTATGTGGAAATGGCTCCAGGCATGACAACTCAGGATTTGAAAGATCACCTTGGTAACTACTATGAG CATGAAGAATTTGTGGTGTTGCTGAAGAACAAAGAAGTTCCCCATACTCGACATGTTAGAGGATCAAATTATTGCCTCATGAATGTATTTCCAGACCGGATTCCTGGGAGAGCAATAATAATATCTGTT ATTGATAATCTTGTTAAGGGAGCTTCTGGTCAAGCCTTACAAAATCTTAACTTAATGATGGGAATTCCAGAGAACTTGGGACTCGGTTGCCTGCCTCTGTTTCCGTAG